From Candidatus Dormiibacterota bacterium, one genomic window encodes:
- the cysS gene encoding cysteine--tRNA ligase produces the protein MALRFHNTLTRQQEDFVPLHPGEVRLYTCGPTVYDYAHIGNFRTYLWEDLLRRYLKFRGYKVTQAMNLTDVDDKTIANAREAGVTLDDYTRAYIDAFFEDVASLGMERAEHYPRATAFIPEMARLVQRLQTAGHVYESRGSLYFKISTFPAYGRLSHVDPAAAAGQARIDSDEYEKDNPRDFAVWKAPKDGEPFWDTEVGPGRPGWHIECSAMSMHLLGETFDIHTGGVDNIFPHHENEIAQSEAATGRPFVRYWMHAAHLIVDGEKMSKSKGNFHTLRDLAARGHDMRAVRYMLLSVHYRKPLNFTFEGLSQAAAALGRIDDLALRLDATAQDLAADGGEVAARATESLRGLTEALDDDLNTAGALGHLFDLVRETHSAMDAGRFGTRDLAAARQVLSAFETIFGIRAGQRADLNAEIEALIKKRGEARSRRDFAAADCIRDDLLGRGIILEDTPQGVRWKRKGA, from the coding sequence ATGGCGCTTCGCTTTCATAACACCCTGACCAGGCAGCAGGAGGACTTCGTCCCCCTCCACCCGGGGGAGGTCCGCCTGTACACCTGCGGTCCCACCGTGTACGACTACGCGCACATCGGCAATTTCCGCACCTATCTCTGGGAGGACCTGCTCCGCCGCTACCTCAAGTTCCGCGGCTACAAGGTGACCCAGGCGATGAACCTCACGGACGTGGATGACAAGACGATCGCCAACGCGCGCGAGGCGGGAGTGACGCTCGACGACTACACGCGCGCTTACATCGACGCGTTCTTCGAGGACGTCGCGTCGCTGGGGATGGAGAGGGCGGAGCACTATCCGCGCGCGACCGCCTTCATCCCGGAGATGGCCCGTCTCGTCCAGCGCCTGCAGACCGCGGGGCACGTCTACGAGAGCCGCGGATCCCTGTACTTCAAGATCTCGACCTTCCCGGCGTACGGCCGGCTGTCACACGTCGACCCGGCGGCCGCCGCAGGCCAGGCCCGCATCGACTCGGACGAGTACGAGAAGGACAACCCGCGCGACTTCGCCGTCTGGAAGGCCCCCAAGGACGGCGAGCCGTTCTGGGACACCGAGGTCGGACCGGGGAGACCCGGGTGGCACATCGAGTGCTCGGCCATGTCCATGCATCTGCTGGGGGAGACTTTCGACATCCACACCGGAGGCGTGGACAACATCTTCCCGCACCACGAGAACGAGATCGCGCAGAGCGAGGCCGCCACCGGCCGGCCGTTCGTCCGTTACTGGATGCACGCCGCCCACCTGATCGTGGACGGCGAGAAGATGTCGAAATCGAAGGGGAACTTCCACACCCTGCGCGATCTCGCGGCGCGAGGGCACGACATGCGGGCGGTCCGGTACATGCTCCTGTCCGTGCATTATCGCAAGCCGCTCAATTTCACCTTCGAAGGGCTCTCCCAGGCGGCTGCCGCTCTCGGTCGGATTGATGACCTCGCGCTGAGGCTGGATGCGACGGCGCAGGATCTGGCCGCGGACGGCGGCGAGGTCGCGGCGCGGGCGACGGAGTCGCTGCGGGGCCTGACCGAGGCGCTCGACGACGACCTCAACACCGCCGGGGCCCTCGGTCACCTGTTCGATCTCGTGCGGGAGACGCACAGCGCCATGGACGCGGGGAGGTTCGGAACGCGGGATCTGGCGGCGGCGCGGCAGGTCCTGAGCGCCTTCGAGACGATCTTCGGGATCCGGGCCGGACAGCGCGCCGACCTCAACGCGGAGATCGAGGCTCTCATCAAGAAGCGTGGCGAAGCGCGCTCCCGAAGGGACTTCGCCGCCGCGGACTGCATCCGGGACGATCTCCTGGGACGCGGCATCATCCTCGAGGACACCCCCCAGGGAGTGCGCTGGAAGCGCAAGGGCGCCTGA
- a CDS encoding RNA polymerase sigma factor — protein MQVGPERQDPDGRLVARFLQGDGSAFDELVLRHRVAVYRLAYRLLGNHSEADDVSQEAFLRAYRGLPGFRGDATFRTWIVRIVLNLAQSARHARRATVSIEEAAVQGGRCTASDAVLRREVRSAVSGLPPRQRQVLVLKVYEGMKFAEIAQAADMSIGTAKATFFQAVQNLRARLAPQPAAPEEEASS, from the coding sequence ATGCAGGTTGGCCCGGAGCGTCAGGACCCTGACGGAAGACTCGTGGCCCGCTTCCTCCAGGGGGACGGGTCGGCGTTCGACGAGCTCGTGCTGCGCCATCGTGTGGCCGTCTACCGGCTCGCGTATCGTCTTCTCGGGAACCACTCGGAGGCGGATGATGTCTCACAGGAGGCGTTCTTGAGGGCCTATCGGGGGCTCCCGGGCTTCCGGGGGGACGCCACGTTCCGCACGTGGATCGTCCGTATCGTGCTCAACCTGGCGCAGAGCGCGCGGCACGCGCGCCGCGCCACCGTATCGATCGAGGAGGCGGCCGTGCAGGGAGGGCGCTGCACCGCATCCGACGCCGTGCTCAGGCGCGAGGTCCGCAGCGCCGTCTCGGGCCTCCCCCCCCGCCAGCGGCAGGTGCTGGTCCTCAAGGTCTACGAGGGGATGAAATTCGCCGAGATTGCCCAGGCGGCCGACATGTCGATCGGCACCGCCAAGGCGACATTCTTCCAGGCGGTGCAGAATCTCCGGGCGCGGCTGGCGCCGCAGCCGGCAGCGCCGGAAGAGGAGGCGTCCTCGTGA
- a CDS encoding zf-HC2 domain-containing protein, translating into MTDCAGTRERITAWLSGELGPDDRRVLEDHLSACASCAADAGRLRQALDLLTVGDVPDPGPVYWSSFGRRLRVRIDAARRRVRLLRWTATIAAAAVIVAGLSLQRPRHGIAPSPRAPTIEEAEARLRDALRRAAAEGDEPIPIETILDEIAPADSLEGTGLAGDPTPEDERRLSDDLLDSQG; encoded by the coding sequence GTGACCGACTGCGCCGGGACGCGCGAGCGAATCACGGCTTGGCTCTCCGGCGAGCTCGGTCCGGACGATCGTCGTGTCCTCGAGGATCACCTCTCGGCCTGCGCCTCCTGCGCCGCCGACGCCGGGCGCCTGCGCCAGGCGCTCGATCTCCTGACGGTCGGCGACGTCCCCGATCCGGGCCCTGTGTACTGGTCGTCCTTCGGCCGCAGACTGCGGGTGCGCATCGATGCCGCCCGGCGGCGGGTGCGTCTGCTGCGGTGGACCGCGACGATCGCGGCGGCGGCCGTGATCGTCGCGGGTCTTTCTCTCCAGAGGCCGCGTCACGGGATCGCTCCGTCGCCCCGCGCGCCGACGATCGAGGAGGCGGAGGCGCGGCTGCGCGACGCCCTCCGCCGGGCGGCGGCGGAGGGGGACGAGCCGATCCCGATCGAGACCATCCTGGACGAAATCGCCCCGGCGGACTCGCTCGAGGGGACCGGTCTGGCGGGCGACCCGACGCCGGAGGACGAACGGCGGTTGTCGGACGACCTGCTCGACTCGCAGGGCTAG
- a CDS encoding YraN family protein: MIGRFAGLAEGTPPYESPPGRHIRLGRRGEEAAERHLACRGYRILERRYRTRAGEIDFIAEDGATLVFVEVKTRSSLRFGRPSEAVGFRKRARIAAAASLYLALRGGHERPCRFDVVEVLESAGGAFRVRLIRDAFEAG, from the coding sequence GTGATCGGAAGGTTCGCGGGGCTCGCCGAGGGAACGCCCCCCTACGAGTCGCCTCCGGGCCGTCACATCCGGCTGGGGCGTCGGGGAGAGGAGGCGGCCGAGCGTCACCTCGCATGCCGGGGTTATCGCATCCTGGAGCGCCGCTACCGCACCCGCGCCGGGGAGATCGACTTCATCGCCGAGGATGGCGCGACCCTCGTCTTCGTGGAGGTCAAGACCCGCTCGTCGCTGCGCTTCGGACGACCGTCCGAGGCGGTCGGTTTCCGGAAACGCGCCCGGATCGCCGCCGCGGCCTCCCTGTACCTGGCGCTCCGCGGCGGCCACGAGCGCCCCTGCCGGTTCGATGTCGTGGAAGTCCTCGAGTCCGCGGGAGGGGCGTTCCGGGTGCGCCTCATCCGCGACGCCTTCGAGGCCGGCTGA